From one Candidatus Sulfotelmatobacter sp. genomic stretch:
- a CDS encoding MFS transporter, whose amino-acid sequence MPANADARAGRAAFSHPGFVLFEIARFLIVAAVEMQAVAVGWQVYEITKRPLDLGYVGLAQFLPGILLFPISGHASDHFERRNVLSACYAGYAVCFALLLALTHRATSVNSIYVVLVLIGVVRSFASTASRAILPQLVPEEHFPNAVAWNASVFQAATILGPAFGGILYAAFHGPAAVYVIALLTAAGATVSSFWIRPEAKTRPREPMSLKTVFAGLHYIWNKKLILGAISLDLFAVLLGGAVALLPVYAREILHTGPWGLGLLRAAPGVGAAVMAVLLAHWPLRGRSGLALLWAVAGFGVLTIVFGLSRSLIVSLIALLLLGASDMISVIIRATLTQLATPDAMRGRVTAVDMIFIGTSNEFGQFESGVTAQWFGTVPAVVLGGIGTLVVIVVWAWMFPELRQAGELSDIRSEVEASATTDPT is encoded by the coding sequence ATGCCTGCCAACGCCGACGCCAGGGCCGGACGCGCCGCCTTCTCGCATCCCGGATTCGTGCTGTTCGAGATCGCCCGATTTCTGATTGTCGCGGCAGTCGAGATGCAGGCCGTGGCCGTGGGCTGGCAAGTCTACGAGATCACGAAGCGGCCGCTCGATCTGGGCTATGTCGGTCTCGCGCAGTTTCTGCCGGGAATTTTGCTGTTCCCAATTTCCGGGCATGCATCCGACCACTTCGAACGAAGAAACGTTCTTTCGGCCTGTTATGCCGGCTATGCCGTGTGCTTCGCGTTGTTGCTAGCTCTGACCCATCGCGCTACGTCGGTCAATTCGATCTACGTAGTGCTGGTGCTGATCGGCGTGGTGCGATCGTTTGCCAGCACGGCCAGCCGAGCGATTCTGCCCCAGCTTGTGCCCGAAGAACATTTTCCGAATGCTGTGGCGTGGAATGCCAGCGTCTTTCAGGCCGCAACCATTCTTGGTCCGGCGTTTGGCGGAATTCTCTACGCGGCGTTTCACGGGCCGGCGGCGGTGTATGTGATTGCCCTTCTGACGGCGGCGGGAGCTACGGTGTCATCATTTTGGATCAGGCCTGAGGCGAAAACGCGTCCGCGGGAACCCATGTCGCTCAAGACGGTGTTTGCGGGACTGCACTACATCTGGAACAAGAAGCTAATCCTGGGCGCGATTTCACTGGACCTGTTTGCCGTTCTTCTGGGAGGGGCGGTTGCATTGTTGCCGGTATACGCGCGTGAGATTCTGCATACGGGGCCGTGGGGACTGGGGTTGCTGCGCGCTGCGCCGGGCGTGGGCGCGGCCGTCATGGCCGTGTTGCTGGCGCATTGGCCGCTACGCGGACGATCGGGACTGGCGCTGCTGTGGGCGGTGGCGGGATTTGGAGTTCTCACGATTGTCTTCGGACTTTCGCGCAGCCTGATCGTGTCGTTAATCGCGCTGCTGCTGCTGGGCGCGAGCGATATGATCAGCGTGATTATCCGCGCGACCCTTACGCAATTGGCGACTCCGGATGCGATGCGCGGGCGGGTCACTGCGGTCGACATGATTTTTATCGGGACCTCCAACGAGTTCGGGCAATTTGAATCGGGCGTGACCGCGCAATGGTTTGGGACTGTGCCGGCAGTCGTACTGGGCGGAATTGGAACTCTGGTCGTGATCGTCGTGTGGGCCTGGATGTTTCCGGAACTGCGGCAGGCAGGAGAACTCAGCGACATTCGCAGCGAAGTGGAGGCTTCGGCGACCACCGATCCAACTTAA
- a CDS encoding nicotinate phosphoribosyltransferase, with translation MIVNFAERAHNHNWELDPVVRSLLDTDFYKLLMLQFIWKHFPRTRVEFSLINRHASVRMADIINIEELKVQLQHVRGLRFRKSELVWLAGNTFYGRRGIFEPGFLEWLEQDFRLSDYRLSVRDGQIHLVFEGTWTETTMWELYALAILGELKTRAALKTLSEFGLDVLYARAKTKLWSKIERLRGVPGLSVADFGTRRRHSFLWQEYVVVAMAANLDSNFIGTSNAFLAHKHDLEAIGTNAHEIPMVVAALAPDDAALKESQYRVLELWQQTYEGALRVMLPDTFGTTQFLAGAPEWVADWTGQRVDSKDPYIAGDEYIAWLKTHGRDPREKLLIASDMLDVDQILGLHAYFGGTLAKGVTPADFASAADFEDRNKWTPGRRVRFSAGWGTLLTNDFRGCNPNNRDGFDPISLICKVSNVEGRPAVKLSDNYSKALGPPAEVERYRRVFGTAGIANTPVIT, from the coding sequence ATGATCGTCAACTTTGCAGAACGCGCGCATAACCACAATTGGGAACTCGATCCAGTGGTGCGGTCGCTGCTTGACACGGATTTCTACAAGCTGCTCATGCTGCAATTTATCTGGAAGCATTTTCCCAGAACGCGAGTGGAATTCTCGCTGATCAACCGGCACGCTTCGGTGCGCATGGCGGACATCATCAACATTGAAGAGCTGAAGGTTCAACTGCAGCACGTTCGTGGGCTGCGCTTTCGAAAATCGGAACTGGTGTGGCTGGCGGGCAATACTTTCTACGGCCGCCGCGGAATTTTCGAGCCGGGATTTTTAGAGTGGCTGGAGCAGGACTTTCGACTGTCAGATTATCGGCTGTCGGTGCGCGATGGCCAGATCCACCTGGTCTTTGAAGGCACGTGGACGGAAACCACGATGTGGGAGCTGTATGCGCTGGCGATTCTTGGCGAGTTAAAAACGCGAGCTGCGCTGAAAACGCTGAGCGAGTTTGGCCTCGACGTTCTTTACGCTCGCGCGAAGACGAAATTGTGGAGCAAGATTGAACGGCTGCGCGGCGTCCCGGGACTGAGCGTGGCCGATTTCGGCACGCGCCGCCGCCACAGTTTTTTGTGGCAGGAATATGTTGTCGTGGCCATGGCAGCAAACCTGGACAGCAATTTTATTGGAACGTCGAATGCGTTCCTGGCGCACAAACATGACCTGGAAGCGATTGGGACCAACGCCCACGAAATTCCCATGGTCGTCGCTGCGCTCGCGCCAGATGACGCCGCGCTGAAGGAATCGCAATACCGCGTGCTGGAACTATGGCAGCAGACCTACGAGGGCGCCCTGCGCGTGATGTTGCCCGATACGTTTGGAACAACGCAGTTTCTTGCCGGGGCACCCGAATGGGTAGCGGACTGGACCGGGCAGCGCGTCGACAGCAAGGATCCATATATCGCCGGAGATGAATACATTGCGTGGCTAAAGACGCATGGGAGAGATCCGAGGGAGAAATTGTTGATCGCGTCGGACATGCTCGATGTCGATCAGATTCTGGGGCTGCACGCTTATTTTGGCGGCACGCTGGCAAAAGGCGTTACGCCCGCCGATTTTGCGAGCGCGGCGGATTTTGAAGACCGCAACAAGTGGACGCCGGGGCGGCGCGTTCGCTTCAGCGCCGGATGGGGCACGCTGCTGACCAACGATTTTCGCGGATGCAATCCCAACAACCGCGACGGTTTTGACCCCATCAGCTTGATCTGCAAAGTTTCGAACGTCGAAGGGCGTCCGGCAGTGAAGCTCTCCGATAATTATTCCAAGGCTTTGGGTCCGCCAGCGGAAGTTGAGCGTTACCGGAGAGTGTTCGGCACTGCGGGAATTGCAAATACGCCGGTAATCACGTGA
- a CDS encoding peroxiredoxin-like family protein, which produces MKWRSLEESSPSLDIRPLRDTFAERKELIAKYVSPQTQDIHAQAVAELKEQHLAANTLPVGAQAAAFELPNHDGEIISSSTLIANGRLVICFIRGRWCPFCVGQMEAVNLILPQIGEAGATLVAISPQTVRQSFFMHDQHKLRFPLLSDTGNKVARQFGLTYRVPQAQEAVYRQSFVNLPFTNGDESWELPIPATYILDRDGTVLHASANEDYTERPEPCDILRTLRG; this is translated from the coding sequence ATGAAATGGCGCTCTCTCGAAGAGTCGAGTCCCAGTCTTGATATTCGCCCCTTGCGCGATACTTTTGCCGAGCGCAAGGAACTCATTGCCAAGTACGTTTCACCGCAGACGCAAGATATTCATGCGCAGGCCGTTGCCGAACTCAAGGAGCAGCATCTCGCTGCCAACACCCTGCCGGTCGGTGCGCAAGCGGCGGCATTCGAACTTCCCAACCATGACGGCGAGATCATTTCTTCCTCCACCCTGATTGCCAACGGACGATTGGTGATCTGCTTCATCCGCGGGCGATGGTGCCCATTCTGCGTCGGTCAGATGGAGGCCGTAAATCTGATTCTGCCGCAGATCGGGGAGGCGGGTGCAACGCTGGTCGCCATTTCTCCGCAAACCGTGAGGCAATCGTTCTTCATGCACGATCAGCACAAGCTACGCTTCCCGCTGCTTTCCGATACCGGCAACAAGGTCGCGCGACAATTTGGGCTGACATATCGCGTGCCGCAAGCTCAGGAAGCGGTATATCGGCAGTCCTTCGTCAATCTGCCATTTACGAATGGCGATGAAAGCTGGGAGTTGCCGATTCCGGCGACGTACATTCTCGACCGCGACGGGACCGTGCTCCATGCGTCGGCGAACGAGGATTACACGGAGCGTCCGGAACCTTGCGACATTCTGCGGACCCTCAGGGGCTGA
- the ffh gene encoding signal recognition particle protein codes for MFENLQEKLQRAFRSLRGQAKLTEENIDEALREIRLALLEADVNFKVVKQLIDQIRAKAVGQEVMTALSPGEQVIKILRDELVEILGKDTARMKFASQPPTVVLMAGLQGSGKTTTSGKLANWFKVGGHRPLLVSVDVYRPAAREQLKVVAQAVKANIYEGHVAPDAFVRGADDEGAGSYEKSPDVERLAKEARREAIVSGCDVLIVDTAGRLHIDDQLMDEMQSLKKLLNPSEILFVADAMTGQDAVRSAEEFHKKLSLTGVVLTKMDGDARGGAALSIRQVTGQPIKFIGVGEKYDALEPFHPDRIVSRILGMGDILSLIERAESHLDKKKAQEMATKALTGDGFSLEDFRDQLRQVKKMGSMKSLMGMLPSIGPFSGLQKAADNVDEKQINRVEAIINSMTMHERNHHEVINGNRRKRIARGSGTTVQEVNNLLRQYAQMKKMFKQMGKPSFARRLAGMKLPGM; via the coding sequence ATGTTTGAGAACCTACAAGAAAAGCTACAACGCGCGTTCAGGTCGCTTCGCGGACAGGCCAAGCTGACCGAGGAGAACATTGACGAGGCGCTGCGCGAAATCCGGCTGGCGCTGCTTGAGGCCGACGTCAATTTCAAGGTGGTCAAGCAGCTCATCGACCAGATTCGCGCCAAGGCGGTCGGCCAGGAAGTGATGACTGCGCTCTCGCCCGGCGAGCAGGTCATCAAGATTCTGCGCGACGAACTGGTCGAGATTCTCGGCAAAGACACAGCGCGCATGAAGTTCGCCTCGCAGCCGCCCACAGTCGTGCTCATGGCCGGGTTGCAAGGTTCCGGCAAGACCACCACCTCCGGCAAGCTGGCGAACTGGTTCAAAGTTGGCGGACATCGTCCGCTGCTGGTGTCGGTCGACGTCTACCGTCCCGCTGCGCGCGAGCAGTTGAAAGTTGTGGCGCAGGCGGTGAAGGCAAACATCTACGAAGGTCACGTAGCCCCGGACGCATTCGTCCGGGGCGCGGATGACGAAGGCGCCGGCTCCTACGAGAAGTCTCCCGATGTTGAGCGACTGGCCAAAGAAGCCCGCCGCGAGGCCATCGTCTCCGGCTGCGACGTGCTCATTGTCGATACCGCCGGCCGGTTGCACATCGACGACCAGCTCATGGACGAAATGCAGTCGCTGAAAAAGCTGCTGAATCCTTCTGAGATTCTGTTCGTGGCCGACGCCATGACCGGACAAGACGCCGTGCGCTCGGCCGAAGAATTCCACAAGAAACTATCGCTCACCGGCGTAGTGCTCACCAAAATGGACGGCGATGCCCGCGGCGGCGCGGCGCTGTCGATTCGCCAGGTCACCGGCCAGCCCATCAAGTTCATCGGCGTGGGCGAAAAATATGACGCGCTCGAGCCCTTTCACCCCGACCGAATTGTCTCGCGCATTCTCGGCATGGGCGACATCCTGTCGCTGATCGAGCGCGCGGAATCGCATCTCGACAAAAAGAAGGCGCAGGAAATGGCCACCAAGGCCCTGACCGGCGACGGCTTCTCGCTGGAAGATTTCCGCGACCAGTTGCGCCAAGTCAAGAAGATGGGATCGATGAAGAGCCTGATGGGGATGCTGCCTTCAATCGGCCCGTTCTCCGGCCTGCAAAAAGCCGCCGACAACGTGGACGAGAAGCAGATCAACCGCGTCGAAGCCATCATCAATTCAATGACCATGCACGAACGCAATCATCATGAAGTGATCAACGGCAACCGCCGCAAGCGCATCGCCCGCGGATCGGGCACGACCGTGCAGGAAGTGAACAATCTGCTTCGCCAGTACGCGCAGATGAAGAAAATGTTCAAGCAGATGGGCAAACCGAGTTTCGCGCGAAGGCTGGCGGGGATGAAGCTGCCAGGGATGTGA
- a CDS encoding histone deacetylase has protein sequence MLPFKLIYSDAYYLPIGDHVFPAEKYRRIRDRLVATGIADAKDFLEPQPATDQDILLVHKPEYVQKLKAGTLSPREAQELEIPFSPELVRAFWLAAGGSILAARRCLTDRACISIGGGFHHAFPDHGEGFCMIHDVAVAIRRMQHDGKIQTAMTVDCDVHQGNGTAAIFAGTRTASALLPSSSASTVEQPANAPHYGVRPDGVRPTKLRAAHPGDVFTISLHQHNNYPLWKPPSSIDVDLPDGTGDDDYLAWLDNALSSGLRQFEPDMLCYVAGADPYREDQLGGLDLTIEGLKKRDELVFRVCRARDIPVMVTYAGGYAQNVEDTVTIHCNTVVAAKEVLGE, from the coding sequence ATGCTGCCCTTCAAGCTCATCTACAGCGACGCGTATTACTTGCCTATCGGTGATCATGTATTCCCCGCGGAAAAGTACCGTCGTATTCGCGATCGCCTGGTCGCCACGGGCATCGCCGATGCGAAAGACTTCCTCGAACCCCAGCCCGCGACCGACCAGGACATTCTTCTCGTCCACAAACCCGAGTATGTCCAGAAGCTGAAGGCCGGCACGCTCAGCCCGCGGGAGGCGCAGGAGCTTGAGATTCCATTTTCACCGGAGCTGGTCAGGGCATTCTGGCTGGCGGCGGGCGGATCGATTCTGGCCGCACGCCGGTGTCTGACCGATCGCGCGTGCATCAGCATTGGCGGCGGATTTCACCACGCCTTCCCCGATCACGGCGAGGGCTTCTGCATGATCCATGACGTGGCCGTGGCTATCCGGCGCATGCAGCACGACGGCAAAATTCAGACCGCCATGACGGTGGATTGCGACGTGCACCAGGGCAACGGCACTGCGGCGATTTTTGCCGGCACCCGCACCGCGAGCGCGCTGCTGCCATCGTCTTCGGCATCGACCGTCGAGCAGCCTGCAAATGCGCCACATTACGGTGTGAGGCCAGACGGTGTGAGGCCAACTAAGCTGCGCGCAGCCCACCCCGGCGACGTCTTCACCATCTCTCTGCACCAGCACAACAACTATCCGCTGTGGAAGCCGCCGTCGTCGATTGACGTCGACCTGCCCGATGGCACCGGCGACGACGACTATCTGGCGTGGCTCGACAACGCTCTCAGTTCCGGCCTGCGCCAGTTTGAGCCGGATATGCTGTGCTACGTCGCGGGCGCCGATCCTTACCGTGAAGATCAGCTTGGCGGCCTCGATCTCACGATTGAAGGATTGAAGAAGCGCGACGAACTCGTCTTCCGCGTGTGCCGCGCCCGCGACATTCCCGTGATGGTGACCTACGCCGGCGGCTACGCGCAGAATGTCGAAGACACGGTAACCATTCACTGCAACACGGTGGTCGCGGCGAAAGAAGTTCTTGGTGAATAA
- a CDS encoding helix-turn-helix transcriptional regulator, giving the protein MISAVAEMYGIHPQTLRLYEREGLLKPSRTEGNTRLYTDEDLQRLEFILSLARDLGVNISGMAIILQMRERMEEMQRQIQEFVQYIQQEVLTRANAAADPAKGAIVPVRRPMVAPTVQVGRKK; this is encoded by the coding sequence ATGATCTCGGCGGTGGCCGAGATGTATGGAATTCATCCGCAGACGTTGCGACTCTATGAGCGCGAAGGCCTGCTCAAACCCTCTCGCACTGAGGGCAACACCCGCCTCTATACCGACGAAGATTTGCAGCGCCTCGAGTTCATTCTGTCGCTGGCGCGCGACCTGGGCGTGAACATCAGCGGCATGGCCATCATCCTGCAAATGCGCGAACGCATGGAAGAGATGCAGCGCCAGATTCAGGAATTCGTGCAATACATCCAGCAGGAAGTGCTCACCCGCGCCAACGCCGCCGCCGATCCGGCCAAGGGCGCGATCGTGCCCGTGCGAAGGCCGATGGTGGCGCCGACGGTGCAGGTTGGACGCAAGAAGTAG
- a CDS encoding PA2169 family four-helix-bundle protein: MDENNAISVIENLIETCKDGQKGYQDAAQHVKRSDLKTYFNEQSLERARFAGELEAELVRLGKPDKKVSGSAGAAVRRAWIDTKVALGGGDKTILESVEAGEDNAKEAYQKALSGSLPGNLMEIVRRQAESVQRAHDKVKSLRDMAKAA; encoded by the coding sequence ATGGACGAAAATAACGCAATCAGTGTGATTGAAAATCTTATCGAAACCTGCAAAGACGGACAAAAAGGCTATCAGGACGCCGCGCAGCACGTGAAACGAAGCGACCTCAAAACATATTTCAACGAGCAGAGCCTGGAGAGGGCGCGCTTTGCCGGCGAACTCGAAGCGGAACTGGTACGTTTAGGCAAGCCGGACAAGAAAGTTTCCGGGTCGGCAGGCGCCGCTGTGCGCCGCGCCTGGATCGACACCAAAGTTGCTCTCGGAGGCGGCGACAAGACCATTCTGGAGTCGGTGGAGGCTGGCGAAGACAATGCCAAAGAGGCTTACCAGAAGGCACTAAGCGGATCGTTGCCCGGCAACCTGATGGAGATCGTCCGGCGGCAGGCCGAGAGCGTACAGCGTGCTCATGACAAGGTGAAGAGCCTGCGCGACATGGCGAAGGCGGCGTAA
- a CDS encoding APC family permease, translating to MATASAPRRQLENPQPLTAVPNRKKFVRLTLWPLVAATFFMVSGGTYGTEDIVHGAGYGRAILILLLTPLLWSLPTAFMIGELSSALPFEGGYYAWVRRAMGNFWGFQEAWLSLVASIFDMAIYPTLFVTYLTRMFPWFQDGNRGWWVALAVVIACALLNIAGVKVVSLTSLWLFLALSAPFVAIIVLAPFKAGALVHAVTKPTTSTVDILGGLLICMWNYMGWDNASTIATEVEKPQRTYPRAMLVAVCIVAASYVLPFAAMWMTGLKPTAWETGSWADIASLVGGPLLRIGVVLGGMISAFGMFNALVMSYSRLPLAMAQDGMLPAVFGKLHKKSRAPWVAIIALAIGWAMCLGLGFARLVTIDILLYGASLLLEFMALAFLRFREPNLKRPFRVPGGLFGAIAIGIPPMLLLSFAVVRSDHEQIWNMSSFAFGMILIAAGFLVYFVNHALKPSGWTAKPESKAQPAA from the coding sequence TTGGCAACAGCTAGCGCTCCGCGTCGACAACTCGAAAATCCCCAGCCTCTTACCGCGGTCCCCAACCGGAAAAAATTCGTCCGTCTCACGCTTTGGCCCCTGGTCGCCGCCACCTTCTTTATGGTGTCAGGTGGAACCTATGGCACGGAAGACATCGTGCACGGCGCCGGCTATGGCCGCGCGATTCTGATTCTGCTGCTCACGCCGCTGCTCTGGAGCCTGCCCACGGCATTCATGATTGGCGAGCTTTCGAGCGCGCTGCCGTTCGAAGGCGGCTACTATGCCTGGGTGCGCCGCGCTATGGGCAACTTCTGGGGATTTCAGGAAGCCTGGCTCTCGCTGGTGGCGTCCATTTTCGACATGGCGATTTATCCCACACTGTTCGTGACCTACCTGACGCGAATGTTCCCATGGTTTCAGGACGGCAATCGAGGATGGTGGGTTGCGCTTGCGGTGGTGATCGCCTGCGCGCTGCTGAATATTGCGGGAGTCAAGGTGGTTTCCCTCACCTCGCTATGGCTATTCCTGGCGCTGTCCGCGCCGTTTGTGGCGATCATCGTGCTCGCTCCGTTCAAGGCGGGCGCGCTTGTGCACGCGGTCACGAAGCCGACTACTTCAACCGTCGACATTCTCGGCGGCCTGCTCATCTGCATGTGGAACTACATGGGATGGGACAACGCCTCGACCATCGCTACCGAAGTCGAGAAGCCGCAGCGCACCTACCCGCGGGCGATGCTGGTCGCGGTCTGCATTGTGGCCGCCAGCTACGTGCTGCCCTTCGCGGCCATGTGGATGACCGGCCTGAAGCCGACCGCCTGGGAAACCGGTTCGTGGGCGGATATCGCCTCGCTGGTGGGTGGCCCATTGCTGCGCATCGGTGTCGTGCTCGGGGGCATGATTAGCGCCTTCGGCATGTTCAACGCGCTGGTCATGAGCTACTCGAGGCTTCCCCTGGCGATGGCTCAGGACGGCATGCTCCCGGCAGTCTTCGGCAAGCTCCACAAAAAATCACGGGCGCCGTGGGTTGCCATTATTGCGCTCGCCATCGGATGGGCGATGTGCTTAGGCCTGGGCTTTGCCCGGCTGGTCACGATCGACATCCTGCTCTATGGTGCCAGTCTGCTGCTGGAGTTCATGGCGCTGGCGTTTCTGCGCTTCCGCGAGCCGAATCTAAAGCGGCCGTTCCGCGTGCCGGGCGGCCTGTTTGGGGCGATTGCCATCGGCATTCCGCCCATGCTCCTGCTCAGCTTCGCCGTGGTGCGCAGCGATCACGAGCAGATCTGGAATATGAGTTCGTTCGCCTTCGGGATGATCCTGATCGCGGCCGGCTTCCTCGTTTACTTCGTCAACCACGCGCTGAAGCCGTCGGGCTGGACGGCGAAGCCGGAATCGAAAGCACAACCCGCCGCGTAA
- a CDS encoding cupin domain-containing protein has product MRLPFLAVVFSLVAFFASQPLQAQNAFTPDQVKWGPAPPFVPPGAQLAVLEGNPMAASGDYTIRLKMPAGYKIAPHTHPLRENVSVISGTLKVGMGNAFDAGKMMDFGPGSFAYMDPSVPHYVEASGETVVQIHGQSPVKFNYINPADDPSMKK; this is encoded by the coding sequence ATGAGACTACCGTTTCTCGCTGTCGTATTTTCGCTGGTTGCGTTCTTTGCGTCGCAGCCATTACAAGCACAAAACGCCTTTACGCCCGATCAAGTCAAGTGGGGCCCAGCTCCGCCATTCGTGCCGCCGGGTGCGCAGCTCGCTGTGCTTGAGGGTAATCCCATGGCAGCATCCGGTGACTACACCATCCGCCTGAAAATGCCGGCTGGGTACAAAATCGCGCCTCACACCCATCCCTTACGAGAAAATGTCAGCGTGATTTCCGGCACTCTGAAAGTTGGCATGGGGAATGCGTTCGATGCCGGCAAGATGATGGATTTCGGTCCCGGCAGCTTCGCTTATATGGACCCGAGCGTGCCTCACTATGTCGAAGCGTCAGGAGAAACCGTGGTCCAGATTCACGGGCAGTCGCCGGTAAAGTTCAACTACATCAATCCGGCGGACGATCCCAGCATGAAGAAGTAA
- a CDS encoding J domain-containing protein, with protein sequence MATPPKKDYYEILGVKKSASADEIRKAFRKLARKYHPDVNPGDKAAEEKFKTLSEANDVLSDPKKRKIYDQVGFYSDNIDPATAEAYARAGGASAGGGFPGGFPGGSAPDGGQGVPFDFGGFDFSDLVDSAARGSRRSGGGSGSSSFRDIFGSIFGGGQGAAGAEESPEPGTDLEYQVNVPFWTAIRGGVMRLNISRQDVCATCHGQGSLEAPGKCPECNGTGQITQTGGRMKFNVQCPRCHGTGKNLTTCPTCHGEGTVMKTEPLEVRIKAGTRDGQRIRLPCKGNAGVHGGPAGDLYAIIRTEEHPLFRRDGDDIYLTVPVSSTEAALGAKIEVPTIDGRALLKIPPGTQSGQKLRLREKGVPSATKEGVRGDEIVEITVTVPMPRDERTKELLRELAKLNPEDPRAELWAKV encoded by the coding sequence ATGGCGACTCCCCCCAAAAAGGACTACTACGAAATTCTCGGCGTGAAGAAGAGCGCTTCGGCGGACGAGATCCGCAAGGCGTTTCGCAAGCTGGCGCGCAAGTACCATCCCGACGTGAATCCCGGGGACAAGGCGGCGGAGGAGAAGTTCAAGACGCTCTCCGAGGCCAACGACGTCCTGAGCGATCCCAAGAAACGCAAAATCTACGATCAGGTCGGGTTCTACTCCGACAATATTGATCCCGCAACGGCTGAGGCTTATGCGCGGGCTGGCGGCGCATCGGCAGGCGGAGGTTTTCCTGGCGGATTTCCCGGAGGCAGCGCACCCGACGGCGGCCAGGGTGTTCCCTTCGATTTCGGCGGCTTTGATTTTTCCGATCTGGTCGACAGCGCCGCGCGCGGGTCCCGAAGGAGCGGCGGGGGAAGCGGCAGCAGCAGTTTCCGCGACATTTTTGGTTCGATCTTCGGCGGCGGGCAAGGCGCCGCAGGCGCTGAGGAAAGCCCTGAACCCGGGACCGACCTGGAATATCAAGTCAACGTTCCCTTCTGGACGGCGATCCGCGGCGGCGTCATGCGGCTGAACATTTCGCGCCAGGATGTTTGCGCGACCTGCCACGGCCAGGGCTCGCTGGAAGCCCCCGGCAAGTGTCCCGAGTGCAACGGCACCGGGCAGATCACTCAGACCGGCGGCCGGATGAAGTTCAACGTGCAGTGTCCGCGCTGCCACGGGACGGGCAAAAATCTGACCACATGTCCCACCTGTCACGGCGAAGGCACCGTCATGAAAACCGAGCCGCTCGAAGTACGCATCAAGGCTGGAACGCGCGATGGGCAGCGCATTCGCCTGCCCTGCAAGGGAAACGCCGGAGTTCACGGCGGGCCGGCTGGCGATCTTTACGCGATTATCCGCACCGAGGAGCATCCTCTCTTCCGCCGCGACGGCGACGATATCTACCTGACCGTTCCGGTTAGTTCTACCGAAGCGGCGCTGGGAGCGAAGATTGAAGTGCCGACGATTGACGGGCGGGCACTGCTGAAGATCCCACCCGGAACACAGTCCGGACAGAAACTGCGTCTGCGGGAAAAGGGAGTACCGTCAGCCACGAAAGAAGGCGTCCGCGGCGATGAGATCGTCGAGATCACGGTCACCGTCCCCATGCCGCGCGACGAGCGCACCAAAGAACTGCTGCGGGAGTTGGCTAAGCTGAACCCGGAGGACCCACGGGCGGAATTGTGGGCTAAAGTTTAG
- a CDS encoding GIY-YIG nuclease family protein, whose translation MTVVWCPMKDHEYFVYIVCSGSGTLYIGMTNSIYRRALQHKRGEIEGFASKYRCNRLVYYEGFDDVHKAIGREKQLKGWARAKKIALIEAKNPRWEDLADKWGAQMAFAGEAIKDR comes from the coding sequence ATGACAGTTGTGTGGTGTCCGATGAAGGATCACGAGTATTTCGTGTACATCGTTTGCAGCGGCTCAGGGACGCTCTACATTGGAATGACGAATAGCATTTACCGCCGTGCCTTGCAGCACAAGCGCGGCGAGATTGAAGGGTTCGCCAGCAAGTACAGATGCAATCGGCTGGTGTATTACGAAGGTTTCGACGACGTTCACAAGGCTATCGGCCGCGAGAAACAGCTGAAGGGCTGGGCGCGAGCCAAGAAGATTGCGTTGATCGAGGCAAAGAATCCACGATGGGAAGACTTGGCCGATAAGTGGGGCGCCCAGATGGCATTCGCTGGAGAAGCAATCAAGGATCGATGA